Proteins encoded by one window of Nitrospirota bacterium:
- the folD gene encoding bifunctional methylenetetrahydrofolate dehydrogenase/methenyltetrahydrofolate cyclohydrolase FolD, with protein sequence MAARLIDGKVVAKAVKEDVAGRVQALKAKGIRPGLATVLVGDDPASHVYVRNKQRTCEELGMHTIGHHLPAATSQDELLGLIHRLNDDPSIHGILVQLPLPKPLRSEPILSAMSPHKDVDGLHPFNMGKLLMGEPRFVPCTPAGVLTMLDYYKLPIEGKTAVVVGRSNLVGKPAALLLMHRHATVTVCHSKTPDLAEVCRRADILVAAMGKARFITGEMVRDGAVVIDVGINRLPDGRLVGDVDFEAVAPKASWITPVPGGVGPMTIAMLMQNTLLAASMAADVGSHRH encoded by the coding sequence GTGGCGGCGCGATTGATTGACGGCAAGGTCGTGGCCAAGGCGGTCAAAGAGGACGTGGCCGGGCGCGTCCAAGCGCTCAAAGCCAAGGGCATTCGGCCCGGACTGGCGACCGTACTCGTGGGGGACGACCCGGCGTCACACGTCTACGTGCGCAACAAGCAGCGGACGTGTGAAGAACTCGGCATGCACACCATCGGCCACCATCTGCCCGCCGCCACGTCGCAGGACGAGTTGTTGGGCCTAATCCATCGACTGAACGACGACCCCTCGATTCACGGCATTTTGGTTCAGTTGCCGTTGCCGAAACCCCTTCGGAGCGAGCCCATTCTCAGCGCGATGTCTCCGCACAAGGACGTGGACGGCTTGCACCCGTTCAACATGGGCAAACTGCTGATGGGGGAACCGCGGTTCGTGCCGTGCACCCCGGCGGGCGTGTTGACGATGCTGGACTATTACAAACTGCCGATCGAAGGGAAGACGGCGGTCGTGGTGGGGCGCAGCAATCTGGTCGGCAAGCCGGCCGCCCTCCTGTTGATGCACCGGCACGCGACCGTCACGGTCTGTCATTCCAAGACGCCGGATCTCGCGGAGGTCTGCCGACGGGCCGACATCTTGGTGGCGGCCATGGGCAAGGCGCGGTTCATCACCGGCGAGATGGTCAGGGACGGAGCCGTGGTGATCGACGTCGGAATCAACCGTCTACCCGACGGTCGGTTGGTCGGTGACGTGGATTTCGAGGCGGTGGCGCCGAAGGCGTCGTGGATTACGCCGGTGCCGGGGGGGGTGGGCCCCATGACGATCGCGATGCTCATGCAGAACACGCTGCTGGCAGCGTCGATGGCCGCGGACGTTGGGTCCCATCGCCATTGA
- a CDS encoding 2-oxoacid:acceptor oxidoreductase family protein, whose translation MKRYNIRMAGIGGQGVVTASHVMSNGVIIAGGESTLVPFFGSEKRMAPVESYVRVAEGRIFEIGEIIYPNVIMIFHTQVITHGKSYTMPFYSGLKDDGVVLINSEHPLELEPDQERELREKRAKVFYVPASKLAAEIGGTELATNMGMVGAVAGTIGLPDLASLEQSVKERFLGKGFVVSGGTASLDNVIEKKFGKKVELIQKNMDVIKAAHKYALDHRWNELTATQAAAANTLAAAGR comes from the coding sequence ATGAAGCGGTATAACATCCGGATGGCCGGCATCGGCGGGCAGGGCGTGGTGACGGCGTCGCACGTGATGAGCAACGGGGTCATCATCGCGGGGGGAGAAAGCACCCTCGTGCCCTTCTTCGGGTCGGAAAAGCGCATGGCGCCGGTGGAAAGCTACGTGCGCGTCGCCGAGGGCCGGATTTTTGAGATCGGCGAAATCATCTACCCGAACGTCATTATGATCTTCCACACCCAGGTCATCACTCACGGGAAGTCGTATACCATGCCGTTCTATTCGGGCCTGAAAGACGACGGCGTGGTGTTGATCAACTCCGAACATCCGTTGGAACTCGAACCGGATCAGGAGCGCGAGCTTCGCGAAAAACGGGCCAAAGTATTCTATGTCCCGGCCAGCAAGCTGGCGGCGGAGATCGGCGGCACCGAGCTGGCCACCAACATGGGTATGGTGGGCGCGGTTGCTGGGACGATCGGCCTGCCCGACTTGGCCTCGCTCGAACAGTCGGTCAAGGAGCGCTTCCTCGGGAAGGGCTTCGTGGTGTCGGGAGGCACGGCCTCGCTCGACAACGTGATCGAGAAGAAATTCGGCAAGAAAGTGGAGTTGATTCAGAAGAACATGGATGTGATCAAGGCGGCGCACAAGTACGCGCTGGATCACAGATGGAACGAACTCACGGCGACTCAGGCGGCCGCGGCGAATACCCTGGCTGCGGCTGGTCGTTAG
- the panB gene encoding 3-methyl-2-oxobutanoate hydroxymethyltransferase encodes MSDRVTIPDLQRRKSEGRRITMVTAYDYPFARIVDDAGIDVVLVGDSLGIVIQGHKTTLPVTMDEMIYHTRMVSRGVRRALVIGDMPFMSFQVSDEEAVRNAGRFLQEGGAAAVKLESVPAMMSRVAAIAAADIPVMAHLGLAPQSVHKMGGYKVQGKTPGTAQRLLDDAKRAEDAGAFAVLIEGVPTAVAREITRALSIPTVGIGAGPGCDGQVLVLHDLLGLFDEFSPKFVKRYANLREAAVAALTAYREEVMAGKFPSERESY; translated from the coding sequence GTGTCCGACCGGGTCACAATCCCCGATCTCCAACGCCGGAAATCCGAGGGGCGGCGGATCACGATGGTGACCGCGTACGACTATCCCTTCGCGCGTATCGTCGACGACGCGGGGATCGACGTGGTGCTCGTGGGCGATTCCCTCGGGATCGTGATCCAGGGGCATAAGACCACGTTGCCCGTGACCATGGACGAGATGATCTACCACACCCGCATGGTCTCGCGCGGAGTTCGGCGTGCGCTCGTGATCGGCGACATGCCGTTCATGTCGTTTCAGGTCTCCGACGAGGAAGCGGTGCGCAACGCCGGCCGGTTCCTCCAGGAAGGCGGAGCCGCCGCGGTCAAGCTGGAGAGCGTGCCGGCGATGATGTCGCGGGTGGCGGCGATCGCGGCCGCCGACATTCCGGTGATGGCGCACCTCGGGCTCGCGCCGCAATCCGTCCATAAGATGGGCGGCTACAAGGTGCAGGGCAAGACGCCGGGGACGGCGCAACGGTTGCTTGACGACGCCAAACGCGCGGAAGACGCGGGCGCGTTCGCCGTGCTCATCGAGGGCGTGCCCACGGCGGTGGCGCGAGAGATCACGCGGGCGCTCTCGATTCCCACGGTCGGCATCGGGGCGGGTCCCGGGTGCGACGGCCAAGTCCTGGTGCTGCACGATCTCCTGGGATTGTTCGACGAGTTCAGCCCCAAATTCGTCAAGCGGTACGCCAATCTCCGCGAGGCCGCCGTCGCCGCGCTGACCGCTTATCGTGAGGAAGTGATGGCGGGCAAGTTTCCTTCCGAGCGCGAAAGCTACTAG
- a CDS encoding 5-formyltetrahydrofolate cyclo-ligase, producing MGAAEERERVRRAVLARRDQLAPETRTEFSRAISERFWNLEELREAGTIHLSLSVGSEVSTQGMVTEARRRGVRVVVPVTVPAERRLLLTELVDGVTLVPGPFGIPEPPPEARVPVAIEALGAVVVPGVAFDPRGNRLGWGAGYYDRLLAGVGPGIPVVALAFECQIVPTIPSLGHDVRMSVIVTEQRVIRSGGELIIDR from the coding sequence GTGGGTGCCGCTGAAGAGCGCGAACGTGTGCGCCGGGCGGTGTTGGCTCGACGAGACCAACTCGCGCCCGAGACCCGCACGGAGTTCAGCCGGGCGATCAGCGAACGGTTCTGGAACCTGGAGGAACTCCGCGAGGCGGGCACGATCCATCTCTCGTTGTCCGTGGGCAGCGAAGTTTCGACCCAAGGCATGGTGACCGAAGCCCGCCGCCGGGGTGTCCGGGTGGTGGTGCCCGTGACCGTTCCGGCTGAGCGGCGTTTGCTCCTGACCGAACTCGTGGACGGCGTGACCCTGGTGCCGGGCCCGTTCGGTATTCCCGAACCCCCTCCGGAGGCGAGGGTCCCCGTGGCGATCGAGGCCCTTGGGGCGGTGGTGGTCCCGGGGGTGGCGTTCGACCCACGCGGCAATCGGCTCGGTTGGGGTGCCGGCTATTATGACCGGCTGCTGGCCGGCGTCGGACCGGGTATTCCGGTCGTGGCGCTCGCGTTCGAATGTCAGATCGTTCCGACGATTCCATCGCTCGGCCACGACGTGAGGATGTCGGTGATCGTCACGGAGCAGCGAGTCATCCGCTCGGGGGGCGAATTGATCATTGATCGATGA
- a CDS encoding thiamine pyrophosphate-dependent enzyme, translating into MSLETLKISPGFESYMPKEYVDLVERGPYGREVKVSEMGTFKEILEEHPMCAGCAMTLFIRTALIGLPAPEHTVILGTAGCGRLALSQASIPFIYGNYGDTNGVASGLKRGLGIRFPNQQKDVVVMAGDGGLSDIGFSCVMHSWFRKEKFTTVMLDNEVYGNTGGQESGMTNKGVVLKMAPHGKKFEKMDMIGLAKTAGVAYIARLAPTNPTRIANTIRKAVLIAREVGPTYVQAYTSCNIEYAIPTPKVMDDARAVEKDRYGFMEIISDEAKAYLERIEQEKKAKAVAGPKA; encoded by the coding sequence ATGTCACTCGAGACACTAAAGATTTCGCCCGGCTTTGAGTCCTATATGCCCAAGGAGTACGTTGACCTGGTCGAGCGTGGACCTTACGGCCGTGAAGTCAAGGTCAGCGAGATGGGGACATTCAAAGAGATCCTTGAAGAGCACCCGATGTGCGCGGGGTGCGCCATGACCTTGTTCATCCGAACGGCGCTGATCGGCCTGCCGGCTCCCGAGCATACGGTCATTTTGGGCACCGCCGGGTGCGGCCGTCTCGCGCTGTCGCAGGCGTCGATTCCCTTCATCTACGGCAACTACGGCGACACCAACGGCGTGGCGTCCGGTCTGAAGCGGGGATTGGGAATCCGGTTCCCCAACCAACAAAAGGACGTCGTGGTGATGGCCGGCGACGGCGGACTTTCCGACATTGGGTTTAGCTGCGTAATGCACTCCTGGTTCCGCAAGGAAAAATTCACGACCGTGATGCTCGACAACGAGGTGTATGGGAATACGGGGGGCCAAGAAAGCGGCATGACCAATAAGGGCGTGGTGCTCAAGATGGCGCCCCACGGGAAGAAGTTTGAGAAGATGGACATGATCGGTCTCGCGAAGACGGCCGGCGTGGCGTACATCGCCCGTCTCGCTCCGACCAATCCGACCCGAATCGCGAATACCATCCGCAAGGCGGTCTTGATCGCCCGCGAGGTCGGACCGACCTACGTGCAGGCCTACACGTCGTGCAACATCGAATACGCGATCCCGACCCCGAAAGTGATGGACGACGCACGGGCGGTGGAGAAGGATCGCTACGGCTTCATGGAGATTATCTCCGACGAAGCCAAGGCCTACTTGGAACGGATCGAGCAGGAGAAAAAGGCGAAAGCCGTGGCAGGGCCGAAGGCGTAA
- a CDS encoding transketolase C-terminal domain-containing protein: MAEGLETEVKTNPQGDVITTTEAPKKEQKESKAAKQRVVTPEHLFFEAPRTKTFITGSEAAKEAIRRANVDIAISYPITPQSETMQQVGYLYAEGYLKDYYRGEEEYGVMSAVAGASRSGVRALTATAGPGLMRGMEVITSWPGGRMPLLLMVMCRVINAPLAIQPDNVELSYLLNCGILVFHAENQQDFYDFPLKAYVIAEKCEVTLPAAVAVDGFFVTHARGWVELPPEDIKLPPRDCYHEAVPMMDNENPPARLSRDAPIQKSNFISYQMHASWQQEIWAAVDRARPWVKKYMGGLIEVVNPGADTMIVASGSAVSQSREAVRQASERGDRIGLVKIRSLRPWPTQELIEACRHAKRIIVPEFNCVGWLAKEVRSTLYGHTQAEIVSGPRVFGGMSMPTELILEYLYKTPNEARLTDKPLSI, translated from the coding sequence ATGGCTGAAGGGCTCGAGACCGAAGTCAAAACGAACCCCCAGGGCGACGTCATTACCACGACCGAAGCCCCCAAGAAGGAACAAAAGGAAAGCAAGGCCGCCAAACAACGGGTGGTGACCCCCGAACATCTCTTTTTCGAAGCGCCCCGCACCAAGACCTTTATTACCGGCAGCGAGGCCGCCAAAGAAGCCATTCGTCGGGCCAACGTTGATATCGCGATCTCGTATCCGATCACGCCGCAGAGCGAAACCATGCAGCAGGTCGGGTACCTCTACGCCGAAGGGTATCTCAAGGACTACTACCGGGGTGAAGAAGAATACGGCGTGATGTCCGCGGTGGCGGGAGCTTCGCGATCCGGCGTGCGCGCGCTGACCGCGACGGCGGGACCGGGGCTGATGCGCGGGATGGAGGTGATCACCTCGTGGCCGGGGGGCCGCATGCCGCTCCTCCTCATGGTGATGTGCCGCGTCATCAACGCGCCATTGGCGATCCAGCCGGACAACGTTGAGTTGTCGTATCTCCTCAATTGCGGCATTCTGGTTTTTCACGCAGAAAACCAGCAGGATTTCTACGACTTTCCGCTCAAAGCGTACGTCATCGCGGAGAAGTGCGAGGTGACGTTGCCTGCCGCGGTGGCGGTGGACGGGTTCTTCGTGACGCACGCCCGTGGGTGGGTCGAGTTGCCTCCGGAAGACATCAAGCTGCCTCCGCGCGACTGTTATCACGAAGCGGTGCCGATGATGGACAACGAGAACCCCCCGGCCCGCCTTTCGCGCGACGCGCCGATCCAGAAGAGCAACTTCATCAGCTATCAGATGCACGCGTCCTGGCAGCAGGAGATCTGGGCGGCCGTCGACCGTGCGCGGCCGTGGGTGAAGAAATATATGGGCGGGCTGATCGAAGTAGTCAATCCGGGCGCGGACACTATGATCGTGGCGTCGGGCAGCGCGGTGTCGCAGTCCCGCGAGGCGGTCCGACAGGCATCTGAACGGGGGGACCGCATCGGTCTGGTGAAGATTCGGTCGCTGCGGCCCTGGCCGACTCAGGAGCTGATCGAGGCGTGTCGGCACGCCAAGCGCATCATTGTTCCGGAGTTTAACTGTGTCGGTTGGCTGGCCAAAGAAGTCCGGTCGACGTTGTACGGGCACACCCAGGCCGAGATTGTTTCGGGGCCCAGGGTGTTCGGCGGGATGTCCATGCCGACGGAGCTGATCTTGGAGTACCTCTACAAGACGCCCAACGAGGCTCGGTTGACGGACAAGCCGTTGTCGATTTGA
- a CDS encoding methylenetetrahydrofolate reductase — translation MRRLREVVEAGDFAVTVECEPPKGTDVTTVLARTKGLLGRVHGINVTDNQAAVMRMSSLAMCRLLYEQGHDPVLQMTTRDRNRLAIQSDLLGAHALGVRNVLCLRGDDPTVGDHKDAKPVFDLDAAQLLGVVNGLNGGKDLAGNALKGTTDFFPAAAVSPEMQPPDGQLAGLEKKLRAGARFFQTQAVYNPDRFTAFMEKARPLGARILAGIVVLKSAKMAEYMNKNIPGISVPQALIDELAAAGKEQALGVGIEIAVRLIAQIRDACHGVHIMAVGADQAIPEILDRARLG, via the coding sequence ATGCGGCGATTGCGTGAAGTGGTCGAGGCCGGGGACTTCGCGGTCACGGTAGAATGTGAGCCCCCCAAGGGGACGGACGTCACCACGGTGCTGGCCCGGACCAAGGGGCTGTTGGGCCGCGTCCACGGCATCAACGTGACCGACAATCAGGCCGCGGTGATGCGGATGTCGTCGCTCGCGATGTGTCGGTTGCTCTATGAGCAGGGGCACGACCCGGTGCTGCAGATGACCACGCGGGATCGCAACCGCCTGGCCATCCAGTCCGATCTGTTGGGGGCGCACGCGTTGGGCGTGCGCAACGTGTTGTGCCTGCGCGGCGACGACCCCACGGTGGGGGACCATAAGGATGCCAAGCCGGTGTTTGACTTGGACGCGGCGCAACTGCTCGGAGTCGTGAACGGTCTCAACGGCGGGAAGGATCTTGCGGGCAACGCCTTGAAGGGCACGACGGATTTTTTCCCCGCGGCCGCGGTCAGCCCCGAGATGCAGCCTCCCGATGGGCAACTGGCGGGCCTCGAAAAGAAACTTCGCGCGGGGGCCCGGTTTTTCCAGACCCAGGCGGTGTACAACCCGGATCGCTTCACGGCGTTCATGGAAAAAGCGCGCCCGCTGGGCGCGCGGATCCTCGCGGGGATCGTGGTGCTCAAGTCGGCCAAAATGGCCGAATACATGAACAAGAACATTCCCGGTATTTCGGTGCCCCAAGCGCTGATCGACGAACTGGCGGCCGCCGGCAAAGAGCAGGCGCTCGGGGTCGGGATCGAAATCGCCGTCCGCTTGATCGCGCAGATCCGCGACGCGTGTCACGGCGTGCACATCATGGCGGTGGGCGCGGATCAAGCCATTCCCGAAATTCTCGACCGCGCGCGTCTGGGATGA
- a CDS encoding carbon monoxide dehydrogenase beta subunit family protein, with protein sequence MSSATSQLRYQVLPGPEGLLPPSASAMGVVLPQDGEGLVEGVLTAEDLALKAAARAMLTRRNPTLFPGPLVVWGWNKHTQEKASVVLEIAAEIPGVKIIPMPDYRPIYPKIDPEAVINPCHPNLTIWHNKIEACIFVGVHCHFANVTLKMVRAGTNCYTIALCAEAGHEDAMVSLPKCGTEKLQKMVKALRQVKKEGITPWALTPNGKRELEAERDQRRKQREAIASAAPDFAHELVAGLDENEE encoded by the coding sequence ATGTCGAGTGCGACAAGTCAATTGCGTTATCAAGTCCTACCCGGTCCTGAGGGGCTGCTGCCTCCTTCGGCGTCCGCAATGGGGGTGGTGCTCCCCCAGGACGGCGAGGGATTGGTCGAAGGTGTCCTGACCGCGGAAGACCTGGCCCTGAAGGCGGCGGCGCGGGCCATGCTCACGCGCCGGAATCCGACGCTCTTTCCGGGTCCGCTCGTGGTCTGGGGATGGAACAAGCACACGCAGGAAAAAGCCAGCGTGGTCCTGGAGATCGCAGCCGAGATCCCGGGGGTCAAAATCATCCCCATGCCGGACTACCGGCCGATTTACCCCAAGATCGATCCCGAAGCCGTGATTAATCCCTGCCATCCCAACCTGACAATCTGGCACAACAAGATCGAGGCGTGCATCTTCGTGGGGGTGCATTGTCATTTTGCGAACGTGACCCTGAAAATGGTCCGCGCGGGCACGAACTGTTACACCATCGCGCTGTGCGCGGAAGCCGGGCACGAAGACGCGATGGTCTCGCTCCCGAAATGCGGGACCGAGAAGCTGCAGAAGATGGTCAAGGCGTTGCGGCAGGTCAAAAAAGAGGGCATCACGCCGTGGGCCCTGACGCCGAACGGCAAGCGCGAACTAGAGGCGGAGCGGGACCAGCGGAGAAAACAGCGCGAGGCGATTGCGTCGGCGGCGCCGGACTTCGCCCACGAACTCGTGGCGGGGCTGGACGAAAACGAGGAGTGA